The Arthrobacter sp. OAP107 DNA segment CTGACCCCTGCCTCGGATGGCCCCGCTCAACCGGTGCCCGCCCCGGCGCGCCCGGCGGCGGCAGCGGGTCCGGCGTCGCCGGCAGGAGCTGTACCGGTGTCGGCGGGTTCCATTCCTGTGTCGCCGGTCGCGGGTCCTGCGTCACCAGATCCGTCCACCGCGCCCGATGCCGGGGATGCTTCTCCGTCGTCGGCGGCCTCAGCGCTTTCCGCTCCGGAGTGGTCCGGGCCAAACATCACGGCGTCCCCAGCTAACACTGCCACACCGGCCAACACTGCCACCCCAGCGGGCGTGGGAAGCGCTGCCGGCGAAGCCAGCGCTTCTGCGCCGTGGGCCTCCGCCGCCCCTGCCGCCACGGGCAGCGTTGCTGGAGCAGCAGGCAATGCACCGGACGCGCCCGCCGAGCAGCCGGTTGCCGCCCAGCAGCCGCCCACGCGGGTTGCCGCACAGGAGACGGCCCACGGTTTACGGGAGCAAGCCGGCGACTATTCCTACCCGGATGACGACTGGGGCCCTCCGCTCGACGAGGACGCACCTCCGTTGGACGAAGAGCCTCCCATGGACTGGGAGCCGTCGCGCCAGTGGCAGGGCAGCCCCACACCATCGGCAGCGCCGGAAATCAAGGCACCGGAAATCAAGCAGCCTGTCAGGGCCGCACCGTCGGCGCCGCAAATCCGTGCAGAGGCTTCTGCCCCGGCGCAGGCGGAACGCCAGCCCGCTCCAGACACCTCTGCCGATCCGTGGTCCCGCGCTGTGGAGCAGACCCCCGGCGTGTGGGCCCTCAGTTCCGAGAGCAACGTCGGCACATACCAGGAAGCGGCTGACGACCACGGCGACGAGGAGTCGACCGGCTCCGCTGCACCCGTTTATGCACCGGCCACCGCCCAGCCGCCGAACAGCGGCGGCCCGGTAGTGGGCGCCACGGTTGAGAGCACCACAGTTGAGAGCGCCACCGTTGAGAGCACCCCTGCGGAGCGTGCGCCGGATACTGCCGGGCACAGCGCCCCGGAGTTCGAACCGGCCTACGCCATGGCGTCTTCCCCGGCCGCTGTCAGCCACGAGTACGGGGTGCCCACCCCAGCCCAGGGTGTCCGCGCACCCGCCGTGACTGCTGCCACCGATGCCGCCCCGGTCAGGGTGCCCGTGTTCGCATCCGGCCCAGGACCGGCGATTCAATCAGGACCCGCGATTCAATCAGGACCCACAATTCAGGCAGGACCGGCGGTTCAGTCGGGGCCAACAGTCCAGGCCGGGCCAACAGTTGCCGTTGCCCGCACCGTTACACCGGAGCCGGCAACGGAGGCTCCCGCCAGGGGCAAGCTGAGCCTCTACCAGAGGCTCTCCAACAGCCCGGAGGCCGAGGCGGGCCGGGCCAAGGCGCCTGCGCGGAGCACGGAGGAACCTGCGCCATTCGTGCAGGACATCCCCAGCGCGGACGACGAAACCATCGAGGAATCGGGCGTCTTTGGCCGTGCCGCCGTTGAGCGTATTCTGGGCGGAAAGCTCGTCGAAGAACGCTCGCTGGACGGCAGCCCCCTGATGCCCCGGTACTAGCCCGCAACGTCCCGGCGCCCCGGCTGGCGGCACCGGCCAACTTTCAACCAAGCAATCGAGGAAAACGTGTACGAGGGTGCAGTTCAGGAGCTGATCGACGAGCTCGGACGCCTGCCCGGTGTGGGGCCGAAGTCCGCGCAGCGACTGGCGTTCCACATCCTGGAAGCAGACCCCCAGGACATGAAGCGGCTGGTGGAGGCCATCACCACCGTCAAGGAACGGGTCAAGTTCTGCGCCGCATGCGGCAACGTGACCGAGCAGGAACTGTGCAACATTTGCCGCGACCCGCGGCGTGACCCCTCCGTCATCTGCGTCGTCGAGGAGTCCAAGGACGTGCTGGCTGTGGAGCGCACCCGTTCCTTCCGGGGCCGCTATCACGTGCTCGGCGGGGCCATCAATCCGATCGCCGGCGTCGGCCCGGAACAGCTGCGGATCCGGGAACTCCTCAACCGGCTCAGTGACGGCGCCGTCCAGGAAATCATCATCGCCACCGACCCGAACCTCGAAGGGGAGGCCACGGCCACCTACCTGGCGCGCATGCTGCAGTCCATCGGGATCGCGGTCACCCGCCTCGCTTCCGGGCTGCCCGTAGGCGGTGACCTCGAGTACGCGGACGAGGTCACCCTGGGCAGGGCCTTCGAGGGCCGCCGGAACGCCCTCACCTGACGGCAAGGGTCACAATTCAACAGCGGGCGGACCACAGCGATAAACTGGGTATGCCGCCGTGCCGCAAGGCCGCTTGGCCTCCAGAACTCCAATTTGATCCAGTGAGGGTGCACGCATGAGTATGCCCAGTACCGATGTGAAAACCGAACCGCAGCCGCAGGAGCTGCCCGCAGACGCCGCTGTCACCGCGCAGCTTATTGTGCAGAAGTTCGGTGGCTCCTCGGTGGCTGACGCTGACGGCATCAAGCGCGTGGCCCGGCGCGTGGTCGACGCCCAGAAGGCCGGCAACGAAGTCGTCGTCGTCGTCTCCGCGATGGGTGACACCACTGACGAGCTCCTTGACCTTGCCGCCCAGGTCACCGACGCAGCTCCTGCCCGCGAGATGGACATGCTCCTTTCCGCCGGTGAGCGCATCTCCATGGCCCTGCTGGCCATGGCCATCAACAAGTTCGGCGCGTCCGCGCAGTCCTTCACCGGTTCCCAGGCCGGCATGATCACGGACGGGATCCACGGCAAGGCCCGGATCATCGACGTCGACCCGCATCGCATCCGCACCGCCCTGGACAAGGGGCACATTGCCATCGTCGCCGGCTTCCAGGGCATGACCCGCTCCACCAACGAGATCACCACCCTTGGCCGCGGCGGGTCGGACACGACAGCAGTGGCCCTCGCCGCCGCCCTTGAGGCCGATGTCTGCGAGATCTACACGGACGTTGACGGCATCTACACCGCGGACCCCCGCGTCGTTCCGTCAGCCCAGAAAATCGACCGCATCTCCAGCGAGGAAATGCTGGAACTGGCCGCCTCCGGGGCCAAGATCCTTCACCTCCGGTGCGTCGAATACGCCCGGCGGTTCGGCGTGCCGCTGCATGTCCGTTCCTCATTCAGCCAGAACGAAGGCACCTGGGTCCTGCCCGGCGCCGATGACAAGATCACGACTCAAGAGGGAGTTGCCTTGGAGCAGCCAATCATCTCCGGTGTTGCACACGACCGCTCGGAAGCAAAGGTCACCGTCGTTGGTGTTCCGGACATTCCGGGCAAGGCAGCCGCGATCTTCCAGGTCATCGCGGACGCACACTCGAACATTGACATGATCGTCCAGAACGTCTCGACGCACGGCACCGGCAGGACGGACATCTCCTTCACCCTGCCCATCGTCGAGGGCGCCGACGCCCTCGCCGCCCTCCGTGCTGCACAGACCGAGATCGGGTTCGAAAGCATCGAGTACAACGAGCAGATCGGCAAGCTGTCGCTGATCGGCGCCGGCATGCGCTCCCACCCGGGCGTTTCGGCCACGTTCTTCAAGGCTCTGTCCGCCGCGGGCATCAACATCAACATGATCTCCACGTCGGAAATCCGCATCTCCGTGGTGACCCACGCCGACCTGCTCGATGACGCCGTCCGCGCCATCCACAAGGCGTTCGACCTGGACAGCGAAGCCGTCGCCACCGTCTACGGCGGCACCGGCCGCTAAGGCCTCCGCAGTGCAGAAGAAGCCCGGTGCGTTTGACGCACCGGGCTTCTTCAATTCAAAAAGGGCCCCTCACTTGTCCAGGTCGCTCTTGCGGACAGCATAGTGGTGCCCCTCCGAGTCGGTCTCGACTTCGAACTGGGCCAAATCATCCTCTGAAGCATGCTCATAATCGTCGTGCAGGTGAACCACCGGAGCAGCTGTATCGCCTACGGCGGCAGGGCCGAATACGAATCGGAGCCGGTCTGTCAGGTTCATGAAGCCAGTGAGCACATGTGCCACGTGTCCCACCCCCTTCCCTGCTTGATGGCGTCAGAGCGTCTGCCCTTCGACTGCCAGTGCCCTTATTTTACGCCGGGACCACGGAAATGAACCCCGGCCGGCAATCCTTCAATCGCCGGACCGGAGCACCGGCAACGGCCTTCAGCAATTCCTAACGCAGGGACTTGTCGTCAGGGTTGCGGGGTACGACGTACGTGCTGCCGTCCGGACGGTGAACGGTTTCC contains these protein-coding regions:
- the recR gene encoding recombination mediator RecR, translating into MYEGAVQELIDELGRLPGVGPKSAQRLAFHILEADPQDMKRLVEAITTVKERVKFCAACGNVTEQELCNICRDPRRDPSVICVVEESKDVLAVERTRSFRGRYHVLGGAINPIAGVGPEQLRIRELLNRLSDGAVQEIIIATDPNLEGEATATYLARMLQSIGIAVTRLASGLPVGGDLEYADEVTLGRAFEGRRNALT
- a CDS encoding aspartate kinase; this translates as MSMPSTDVKTEPQPQELPADAAVTAQLIVQKFGGSSVADADGIKRVARRVVDAQKAGNEVVVVVSAMGDTTDELLDLAAQVTDAAPAREMDMLLSAGERISMALLAMAINKFGASAQSFTGSQAGMITDGIHGKARIIDVDPHRIRTALDKGHIAIVAGFQGMTRSTNEITTLGRGGSDTTAVALAAALEADVCEIYTDVDGIYTADPRVVPSAQKIDRISSEEMLELAASGAKILHLRCVEYARRFGVPLHVRSSFSQNEGTWVLPGADDKITTQEGVALEQPIISGVAHDRSEAKVTVVGVPDIPGKAAAIFQVIADAHSNIDMIVQNVSTHGTGRTDISFTLPIVEGADALAALRAAQTEIGFESIEYNEQIGKLSLIGAGMRSHPGVSATFFKALSAAGININMISTSEIRISVVTHADLLDDAVRAIHKAFDLDSEAVATVYGGTGR